A DNA window from Sediminitomix flava contains the following coding sequences:
- a CDS encoding PP2C family protein-serine/threonine phosphatase, with amino-acid sequence MGSIISKLQEHLFSDRLDEKVLSQKSETLVTNMFSTTFCAIAFTIIFWSINFKIAAVLVLFYCIAHGILISTLYRKELAYNLVVNIHLTLTYFLFYVICFYSGGAKSAFFVWFMNLISAAFWYYNSKFALKSIITVVLLYFTLVGIDFFDLHDMSSQIPQEYQSYFIYACILGFILISYTFQGKFDGALLNARKNEKKLNEEILAQNEELNQQQEEILAQNERLSISNELIESSLNYAQRIQNSLLTQQNEIGKYFQGCFVINKPKHTVGGDFYWFSPIENIRIFILADCTGHGVPGALLTMLGHNILDQIIQKEKIYTPSHILEELDKRLRKKLNHHINDGMDMSIVLLNQKDQSYTFAGAKQNSLLINTEGEIERLKGGKFPIGSEQHKKKTYHNIEGKYQKGQMLYMYSDGFQDQFGGPENKKYLKKRFREFLSTLTTKSVEQQKDILEKEFTDWKGHQAQTDDILVVGIKL; translated from the coding sequence ATGGGGTCAATTATCTCTAAACTACAAGAGCATCTCTTCTCAGATAGGCTCGATGAAAAAGTACTATCACAAAAATCGGAAACACTTGTCACAAACATGTTCTCCACAACTTTTTGTGCTATTGCATTTACTATTATTTTTTGGTCAATTAACTTTAAAATAGCTGCAGTTTTAGTTCTGTTTTATTGTATTGCACATGGGATATTAATTTCAACCCTTTACCGAAAAGAGTTGGCATATAATTTAGTTGTGAATATTCACCTCACGCTCACATACTTCTTATTTTATGTCATCTGTTTTTATAGTGGAGGTGCCAAATCTGCATTTTTTGTATGGTTTATGAACTTAATCAGTGCCGCTTTTTGGTACTACAACAGTAAGTTTGCCCTAAAAAGTATTATCACGGTTGTATTGCTTTATTTTACTTTAGTTGGCATTGACTTTTTTGACTTACACGACATGAGTAGTCAAATACCTCAAGAGTATCAGTCTTATTTCATCTATGCCTGTATTCTTGGCTTTATCTTAATATCGTATACTTTCCAAGGAAAATTTGACGGAGCACTTTTAAATGCTAGAAAAAACGAAAAGAAGTTAAATGAAGAAATTCTCGCTCAAAATGAAGAATTAAATCAACAACAAGAGGAAATATTAGCACAGAATGAGCGTCTGTCTATTTCCAATGAGCTGATTGAAAGTAGCTTGAATTATGCACAGCGTATTCAAAATTCACTTCTCACACAACAGAATGAAATTGGAAAGTACTTCCAAGGTTGTTTTGTTATCAATAAACCAAAACACACAGTAGGAGGTGATTTTTATTGGTTTAGTCCTATAGAGAATATCCGTATTTTTATTCTAGCAGATTGTACGGGACACGGTGTACCTGGAGCATTACTTACAATGTTGGGTCATAATATTTTAGATCAAATTATTCAAAAGGAAAAAATCTATACCCCATCTCATATTCTTGAAGAATTGGATAAAAGGTTAAGAAAAAAGCTTAATCATCACATAAATGATGGGATGGATATGAGTATCGTTCTGCTCAATCAAAAAGATCAATCTTATACTTTTGCAGGTGCAAAACAGAATTCGCTGCTAATTAATACCGAAGGAGAAATTGAGCGATTAAAAGGAGGAAAGTTCCCGATTGGTAGTGAGCAACACAAGAAAAAAACATATCACAACATTGAGGGAAAATACCAGAAAGGGCAAATGTTATATATGTACTCTGATGGTTTCCAAGATCAGTTTGGAGGGCCTGAAAATAAGAAGTACCTAAAGAAACGATTTAGAGAATTTTTATCAACACTGACTACAAAATCAGTCGAGCAACAAAAAGATATTTTGGAAAAAGAGTTTACGGACTGGAAAGGACATCAAGCTCAAACCGATGATATCTTAGTTGTAGGTATCAAACTCTAA
- a CDS encoding NapC/NirT family cytochrome c: MNFLSIIAIVLLIVEVIILFTLRKNRANLSGKVKWLVLIGIIIIPITALALGNYHLFETSKESESCMKCHVMAPIAHDMLDEESMTLAARHYKNGWIQSYECYSCHKDYGFQGTMKAKLDGYRHLMRYVTKTYHEPIQYRGEFKNQNCLNCHEGKEAFVSVKEHEPVLVNMQSETPNISCLNCHGRAHPERSRRTPGHPDYEKLLELPDHAQRSVEEQKAYIMSLEK; the protein is encoded by the coding sequence ATGAACTTTTTAAGTATCATTGCTATTGTCCTGCTGATTGTAGAGGTCATCATTTTATTCACCCTAAGAAAAAATCGAGCAAATTTAAGTGGTAAAGTAAAGTGGTTGGTGCTCATCGGAATAATCATTATTCCTATTACTGCACTAGCACTAGGAAACTATCATTTGTTTGAGACAAGTAAAGAATCCGAAAGTTGTATGAAATGTCATGTGATGGCTCCTATTGCCCACGATATGCTGGATGAAGAGAGTATGACTTTAGCCGCAAGACATTATAAAAATGGATGGATTCAGAGTTATGAATGCTATAGCTGCCATAAAGATTATGGTTTCCAAGGTACCATGAAGGCAAAGCTAGATGGTTACCGACATCTGATGAGATATGTGACAAAGACCTATCATGAACCAATTCAATATAGAGGTGAATTTAAAAACCAAAACTGTCTGAATTGTCATGAAGGAAAAGAAGCGTTTGTGAGTGTAAAGGAGCATGAGCCAGTATTGGTAAATATGCAAAGTGAAACACCCAATATTAGTTGTTTGAATTGCCATGGTAGAGCTCACCCTGAGCGATCAAGAAGAACCCCAGGACATCCTGACTATGAAAAACTTCTTGAATTGCCAGATCATGCACAACGAAGTGTAGAAGAGCAAAAAGCATATATAATGAGTTTAGAAAAATAG
- a CDS encoding molybdopterin oxidoreductase family protein, which yields MSEENDKEIHKLGRRDFMKLAGGAVAIGGLATGGWFVTELIVDEGDVDKWHKSVCRYCGTGCGVMLGMSKENQLVRVRGDQEAHNKGVICIKGSTLSNLMKQEDRRIKYPMIRKNGKLERATWDEALSLMADKFKEALAENGPESVGYYGSGQLLIEESYTANKLFKAGFKSNNVDGNPRLCMASAAVGYTQTFGKDEPPGCYEDMDHADCFFLIGSNTYEGHPPLWERIMIRKKSHPNTKIIVVDPRYTKTAEKADIHLPVVPGTDMLLLNSMMYCFIEQDLCDTDFISKNVTFNDGKSAVDFEKFKLFLEDYKPEKVADELGLTPRQIRTAAYWFGASKATMSMWTMGINQRAQGVFLNNNLNSMHLLTGQINRPGATPLSLTGQSNACGGVRDTGSLSHLLPNGRLVANPTHRAEMEKLWKVPAGTINPKPGYHALAMFQAMVDEKLKACLIMCTNPAQSLPNNDHYREGMKKSFLAVADIFETETTKFADVVLPAALYIEKEGVYGQTERRYQIIEKLVDPVGEAKSDLEILVEFAKKMGQDKLITAHTSEEVWEEYRELSSHSKYNFKGITRERLKKERGIQWPCPDENHPGTKRRYTKGDPFVPEGKDHYFYGKPDGKAVVFLRPYKRVKEVTSTTKPLYLTTGRVVSQWHTGTMTGGIKELNIQSGGGRFIMHPEDARRLKLKKGDLASVQSTYGTITGHVDISENETPGVVFASFYDPKFLVNKIVNDDYDPISKEPVYKVTAVNVSKATSLDRKK from the coding sequence ATGTCCGAAGAAAACGACAAAGAAATACACAAACTAGGCCGAAGAGATTTTATGAAACTTGCTGGTGGGGCTGTAGCGATTGGAGGCTTAGCCACTGGAGGTTGGTTTGTGACCGAATTGATTGTTGATGAAGGAGATGTGGACAAATGGCATAAGTCCGTTTGCAGATATTGTGGAACAGGCTGTGGTGTGATGTTGGGAATGAGTAAGGAGAATCAGCTCGTACGTGTGAGAGGAGACCAAGAAGCACATAACAAAGGGGTGATTTGTATTAAAGGTTCAACCCTTAGCAATTTGATGAAGCAAGAAGATCGTAGGATTAAATATCCGATGATCCGAAAAAATGGTAAGCTTGAACGTGCAACATGGGATGAAGCGTTGAGTTTGATGGCTGATAAGTTTAAAGAAGCTTTAGCTGAAAATGGTCCTGAAAGTGTTGGCTATTATGGTTCTGGACAATTATTAATTGAAGAGTCTTATACGGCGAATAAGTTATTTAAGGCAGGGTTTAAGTCTAATAATGTAGATGGAAACCCAAGGCTATGTATGGCTTCAGCTGCTGTAGGTTATACACAAACCTTTGGGAAAGATGAGCCTCCCGGTTGTTATGAAGATATGGATCATGCCGATTGCTTCTTCTTGATCGGTTCAAATACCTATGAAGGACACCCGCCTTTGTGGGAGCGAATTATGATTCGTAAAAAATCCCACCCGAATACAAAGATCATAGTAGTAGACCCTAGGTATACAAAAACGGCTGAAAAAGCTGATATACACTTGCCTGTTGTGCCAGGTACGGACATGCTGTTATTGAATTCTATGATGTATTGTTTCATCGAGCAAGATTTGTGCGATACAGACTTTATATCAAAAAATGTGACATTCAATGATGGGAAATCTGCCGTAGATTTTGAGAAATTCAAGCTCTTCCTAGAAGATTATAAACCCGAAAAAGTAGCTGATGAATTAGGGCTAACCCCTCGTCAGATTCGTACGGCCGCTTATTGGTTTGGAGCTTCAAAAGCAACTATGTCCATGTGGACAATGGGGATCAACCAAAGAGCGCAAGGTGTATTCTTAAATAATAATTTGAATAGTATGCACTTGCTTACAGGGCAGATCAATAGACCTGGAGCAACGCCTTTAAGTCTTACGGGGCAATCAAATGCTTGCGGTGGCGTAAGAGACACAGGTTCACTTTCTCACCTATTACCAAATGGTCGACTTGTAGCCAATCCTACACACCGAGCAGAGATGGAAAAACTTTGGAAGGTACCTGCTGGAACGATCAATCCGAAACCAGGCTATCATGCATTAGCCATGTTCCAAGCTATGGTGGACGAAAAGTTAAAGGCTTGTCTAATCATGTGTACCAACCCCGCACAAAGTTTACCGAATAACGATCACTACAGAGAAGGAATGAAGAAATCATTCTTGGCTGTGGCTGATATCTTTGAAACAGAAACAACCAAGTTTGCTGATGTAGTTTTACCCGCAGCACTTTACATTGAAAAAGAAGGTGTGTATGGGCAAACTGAACGAAGGTATCAGATTATTGAGAAATTAGTAGACCCTGTAGGAGAGGCGAAGAGTGACCTAGAGATTCTAGTAGAATTTGCTAAAAAAATGGGGCAAGACAAGCTGATAACAGCTCATACATCGGAAGAGGTTTGGGAAGAATACAGAGAACTTTCTTCTCATTCAAAATATAACTTTAAAGGAATTACGAGAGAAAGGCTAAAAAAAGAGAGAGGAATTCAATGGCCTTGTCCCGATGAAAACCATCCTGGAACCAAACGTAGATATACCAAAGGAGACCCATTTGTACCAGAAGGCAAAGACCATTATTTCTATGGGAAACCCGATGGGAAAGCAGTCGTTTTCTTGAGACCTTACAAAAGGGTGAAAGAAGTAACATCAACGACCAAACCTCTTTATCTGACCACAGGTCGAGTAGTGTCTCAGTGGCACACGGGAACAATGACTGGAGGTATCAAAGAACTCAATATTCAAAGTGGAGGTGGCCGATTTATTATGCACCCCGAAGATGCCCGAAGATTGAAGTTGAAAAAAGGAGATTTGGCATCTGTACAAAGTACTTACGGAACGATCACTGGTCATGTAGATATCTCCGAAAATGAAACCCCAGGAGTAGTCTTTGCATCATTCTATGATCCTAAATTCTTGGTCAATAAAATCGTAAATGATGACTATGATCCGATCTCGAAAGAACCAGTTTACAAAGTGACTGCAGTAAACGTATCCAAAGCGACCTCTTTAGATCGTAAAAAATAA
- a CDS encoding alpha/beta hydrolase — translation MRTSRVMDKQFFTVRKDYSYEKIQSDLSHQEFYFEMEDGVKLHGALFKPDSLEAIATIFHHPGNGMNINRAAVQYSFLIERGYQVFTYERRGFANSTGVADNALELKDDALNVFDQLIKEETVKGKPVILWGQSLGGAFATMNMAERHDFADGLIVEGTFNSFNAIGQHYAGMVNMEKIKWMIPLLSPNDYPAEENIQKIHKPVVVIHSKEDKQVPYELGRALYQASNKESTQFWEIDGLHINGMNQRRQKYLALFDEMLQPHS, via the coding sequence ATGCGAACATCGAGAGTGATGGACAAGCAGTTTTTTACAGTTCGTAAAGATTATAGCTATGAAAAAATTCAAAGTGATTTATCTCATCAAGAGTTTTACTTTGAAATGGAAGATGGAGTAAAGCTTCATGGAGCTTTATTTAAACCTGATTCGCTTGAAGCAATTGCGACAATTTTTCATCACCCTGGAAATGGAATGAACATCAACAGAGCCGCAGTTCAGTACAGCTTTCTAATCGAAAGAGGCTATCAAGTTTTTACTTATGAGCGTAGAGGTTTTGCCAATTCTACGGGAGTAGCAGACAACGCACTAGAATTAAAGGACGATGCTTTAAATGTGTTTGACCAATTGATAAAAGAGGAAACTGTAAAAGGTAAGCCTGTCATTCTTTGGGGGCAATCTTTGGGAGGTGCATTTGCGACCATGAATATGGCAGAAAGACATGATTTTGCTGATGGACTCATCGTAGAAGGAACCTTTAATTCATTTAATGCTATAGGGCAACATTATGCAGGAATGGTCAATATGGAAAAGATTAAATGGATGATACCACTTCTTTCTCCGAATGATTATCCAGCAGAAGAAAACATCCAAAAAATTCATAAGCCTGTCGTGGTCATTCACAGTAAAGAAGACAAACAAGTACCTTATGAACTTGGTAGAGCTTTGTACCAAGCCAGTAATAAGGAATCTACTCAGTTTTGGGAAATAGATGGACTTCATATTAATGGAATGAATCAGCGTAGGCAAAAGTATTTGGCACTTTTTGATGAGATGCTACAACCTCACTCTTAA
- a CDS encoding C40 family peptidase — MKKLLFFSLLIATLLGCQQTEKEKEELATALKNIKSTYVPDSRLGVFDIRAEKIEGKWEIEGSTTEAEALVALDEYLSVFSKDVALSVKVLPDTALGEELYGVINNSVINMRVRPGFSSGMAKQGLLGEEIELLEKQGGWYRAKTTDGYISWIQSGAFTRMNADSLAKWKAAPKVIYTKDYGNSISVEKPTKQVSDLVYGNIVALKKETASAYTISYPDGREAIISKKEAVQLDQWLASRNLNKENLLETAKTFMGVPYHWGGNSYKGVDCSGFTRSVYWMNGLELPRDASLQVFEGVEIDTANNYVDLEVGDLLFFGRRKTEEQKEKVVHVGMWIGDGKFIHSQGQVRISSFIEDDKEFDEYNLGRFLKVKRILGNDQKKLSKEVVAQLSAK, encoded by the coding sequence ATGAAGAAGCTATTATTTTTTTCTCTACTAATTGCAACACTCTTAGGTTGTCAGCAAACTGAAAAAGAGAAAGAGGAGCTTGCTACTGCTCTCAAGAATATCAAAAGTACCTATGTTCCAGATAGTCGTCTAGGTGTGTTTGACATCAGAGCCGAGAAAATAGAAGGCAAATGGGAAATTGAAGGAAGTACGACTGAGGCAGAAGCACTTGTGGCTTTGGATGAATATTTGTCTGTTTTCTCAAAAGATGTAGCCTTATCGGTTAAGGTATTACCCGATACCGCACTTGGAGAAGAACTTTACGGAGTGATCAATAATTCTGTAATCAATATGCGTGTTCGTCCAGGCTTTTCATCAGGAATGGCAAAGCAAGGTTTGTTAGGTGAAGAAATTGAATTGTTAGAAAAGCAAGGAGGTTGGTATCGTGCAAAAACAACTGATGGTTATATTTCTTGGATTCAGTCAGGAGCATTTACCCGTATGAATGCCGACTCTTTAGCCAAATGGAAAGCAGCTCCAAAGGTAATTTATACCAAAGATTACGGAAACAGTATTTCGGTAGAAAAACCAACGAAACAAGTGAGTGACTTGGTGTATGGAAATATTGTGGCATTGAAGAAAGAAACAGCTTCAGCATATACCATTTCATATCCTGATGGCCGCGAGGCGATCATTTCAAAGAAGGAAGCTGTTCAGTTAGATCAATGGTTAGCTAGTCGAAATTTGAATAAAGAAAACCTGTTGGAAACGGCTAAAACGTTTATGGGAGTTCCTTATCATTGGGGTGGTAATTCTTATAAAGGTGTCGATTGTAGTGGTTTTACACGTTCAGTTTATTGGATGAACGGATTGGAATTGCCTCGTGATGCTTCATTGCAAGTATTTGAAGGCGTTGAAATCGATACAGCGAATAACTACGTGGATTTAGAAGTAGGTGATTTGTTGTTCTTCGGTAGAAGAAAAACAGAAGAGCAGAAGGAAAAAGTAGTGCATGTAGGGATGTGGATTGGCGATGGAAAATTTATCCATTCTCAAGGGCAGGTACGCATTAGTAGTTTTATAGAGGATGATAAAGAATTTGATGAATATAACTTAGGACGTTTTTTAAAGGTAAAACGAATCTTGGGTAATGATCAGAAGAAACTAAGTAAAGAAGTTGTCGCACAACTCTCAGCAAAATAG
- a CDS encoding dipeptide epimerase, translated as MMKLKIYPYDLQLKHTFKIAHDQRDVQKSVIVALSDGTYTGYGEATANKFYGVSQEQIINSIENIEEKLAKVEDLSPALFHQQISQWLDGQSFPICALDEAYLDFYGKKHQKKTYQLWGLELNQLPLSNYTIGIGSIDEMVSKMKEVPNPIYKIKLGTKEDIEIVRALREHTDAIFRVDANCAWSVEESIENSKVLKDLGVELIEQPMHPSNVEGMREVYQHSHLPLLADESCIVESDVEKCVGQFHAINIKLTKCGGPTVALRMIEKARQLGLKVMVGCMTESSVGISAIAQLLPLLDYVDMDGALLLKNDPAKGVSVMDGKVHFPEVFGNGVELELN; from the coding sequence ATGATGAAGTTGAAAATATACCCTTATGATCTGCAATTGAAACATACCTTTAAAATTGCCCATGACCAAAGAGATGTGCAAAAATCGGTGATTGTTGCACTCTCTGATGGGACTTATACAGGTTATGGCGAAGCTACAGCCAATAAGTTTTATGGCGTGAGTCAGGAGCAGATCATAAACTCTATAGAAAACATAGAAGAAAAGCTGGCAAAAGTAGAAGACCTTTCGCCAGCTCTTTTTCATCAGCAAATATCGCAGTGGTTAGATGGGCAAAGCTTTCCAATTTGTGCCCTAGACGAAGCCTATCTTGACTTTTACGGAAAGAAGCATCAGAAAAAAACCTATCAACTGTGGGGACTAGAATTGAATCAATTGCCATTGTCGAATTACACAATCGGGATTGGTTCAATTGACGAAATGGTCTCAAAAATGAAAGAAGTGCCTAATCCGATTTATAAAATTAAATTAGGTACGAAAGAAGACATCGAAATTGTAAGAGCCTTGCGTGAGCATACCGATGCCATCTTCAGGGTAGATGCAAACTGTGCGTGGAGTGTTGAAGAAAGCATTGAAAACTCAAAAGTTTTGAAAGACTTAGGAGTGGAGTTGATCGAACAACCGATGCATCCTTCAAATGTAGAAGGAATGAGAGAAGTTTATCAACATTCTCACCTTCCATTGTTGGCAGATGAGTCTTGTATCGTGGAGTCTGATGTAGAAAAATGTGTTGGACAATTTCATGCTATAAATATCAAACTAACCAAATGTGGAGGACCGACAGTTGCGCTTCGAATGATTGAAAAAGCGAGGCAACTTGGTCTAAAAGTAATGGTGGGTTGTATGACAGAATCTTCTGTAGGAATTTCGGCTATAGCCCAACTTTTACCTTTGTTGGATTATGTGGATATGGATGGCGCTTTACTTTTGAAAAATGATCCTGCTAAAGGAGTTTCGGTAATGGATGGGAAAGTACACTTCCCAGAAGTTTTTGGAAATGGTGTTGAACTCGAATTGAATTAA
- a CDS encoding serine hydrolase domain-containing protein: protein MRYIFLSMLVAFAMSCTVNQSEESLDQTEATLNPAEESLSPLDKELKLQQKKFDILGMSVVAIKNGEEIYSFYNGLADEERKKAITAETKYRVASISKYIVTTALMKLYEEGKFTLDEDVSKYLGFTLRNPNFPEEKITMKHLLTHSSSLTDSDQYFDFLIDTYHQKNPAITELFDGKSQYSSEDTWQKVKPGTHFEYCNLAFGIIGNVIEKLSGERFDVYVKKTLLEPIGVTGSFNVEDLENIDELSVLYRREDLDPSKKWVPQTDNHKGVRPEPRTDLENYEIGHNGVAFGPQGSFRGSAEDLAKVMKLHLQQGEWEGKQILKPETVSLMNELQWKTDDKLFKEIGLCTHITEELVKGERLYGHTGDAYGLHSMLFFDPVEQYGVVVIVNSSLVEEAPSKFYTVEEALMNSIMAHLKEELKAVGS, encoded by the coding sequence ATGAGATATATTTTTTTAAGCATGTTAGTTGCCTTCGCAATGTCATGTACTGTTAATCAATCTGAAGAATCCTTGGACCAAACTGAAGCAACATTGAATCCTGCCGAAGAATCATTAAGCCCGCTAGATAAAGAATTAAAACTACAACAAAAGAAATTCGACATTCTTGGAATGAGTGTGGTAGCCATTAAAAATGGAGAAGAGATTTACTCTTTCTATAATGGTTTGGCAGATGAGGAAAGAAAAAAAGCAATCACAGCTGAAACGAAATATCGTGTAGCTTCTATCTCGAAGTACATCGTGACTACAGCTCTGATGAAACTTTATGAGGAAGGAAAGTTTACCTTGGATGAGGATGTGAGTAAATACCTTGGTTTCACTTTGAGAAACCCAAATTTCCCAGAAGAGAAAATCACAATGAAGCATTTGTTGACACATTCTTCTAGTTTGACAGATAGTGATCAATATTTTGATTTCTTAATAGATACTTACCATCAAAAGAATCCTGCAATCACAGAATTATTTGATGGGAAGTCACAGTATTCGAGTGAAGATACTTGGCAAAAAGTGAAGCCGGGAACACATTTCGAGTACTGTAATTTGGCTTTTGGTATCATTGGTAATGTGATAGAAAAGCTTTCAGGAGAGCGTTTTGATGTGTATGTGAAGAAGACGTTGTTAGAACCAATCGGGGTAACAGGAAGCTTTAATGTTGAGGATTTAGAGAATATCGATGAATTGTCTGTTTTATACAGAAGAGAAGATTTAGACCCTAGTAAGAAATGGGTTCCTCAAACTGATAATCACAAAGGTGTACGTCCTGAACCACGTACAGATTTAGAAAATTACGAAATAGGTCATAATGGTGTCGCTTTCGGTCCTCAAGGAAGCTTTAGAGGTAGCGCAGAAGATTTAGCGAAGGTTATGAAGCTTCATTTGCAACAAGGTGAGTGGGAAGGAAAACAGATTTTGAAGCCAGAAACGGTGAGCCTAATGAATGAGTTGCAATGGAAAACAGACGATAAATTGTTTAAAGAAATAGGACTTTGTACACATATTACTGAAGAACTAGTAAAAGGCGAGCGTTTGTACGGACATACAGGCGATGCATACGGTTTGCATAGTATGTTGTTCTTTGATCCTGTTGAACAATATGGCGTAGTTGTGATTGTGAATTCATCTTTAGTAGAAGAAGCACCTTCTAAGTTCTATACAGTAGAAGAAGCTTTAATGAATAGCATAATGGCACATTTGAAAGAAGAGTTGAAAGCAGTTGGTTCTTAG
- a CDS encoding OmpA family protein, with the protein MNTPLFRCCLLLLFLAQACGGSKNIAEKKFQLGEYNSAIPLYEKKLSSAKMGATEQAEINFKIGECYRLSNRVEQAVPYYKKAIQNGFQDEDILFYYAYGLKKIGEYEKAVKYFKAYKKDGEDFKLIYRTKKEIKLLSESIHSIIKEDPFIEITNCSGINTDAAEFSPTLWNDKVVFTASRDNDMIYEGNGAGYTDLFVHDLEEVQKCEGEIQKLSDLINTPGFHEASATFSKDGKTVIFARSNSGKKKDDLKEVNLYESVYDGNDWSEPKLLSINHPKFWNGCPALSANGKTLYFVSNRPGTLGGLDIFKASKSIKGEWTKVTNLGKKINSRGNEMFPYVAKDGKLYFASDGLPGLGGLDLFVAVRKDKKIVVENMGKPFNSPADDFSICFFDKKNGAFSSNRNDGDAKGDDDIYLFTDTTPNYKVLKYYLQGFTFNENADGDTLVVPEVALELVNEKGEAVAFTESDEKGYFKFDKELEMGPEYTIVAIKQRYLADSLLYTTAEKEIEQETVKDRPEKIIDITLDTEVPMIIDIYEELISEGEVTLNNILYDFDDYRIRPDAAKELDKLVSFMNQHTDITIILGSHTDTRGSRRHNQKLAENRAKAAVEYIVSRGVSDKRLKAKGYGEDYPYIYDAQTEEEHQLNRRTTVQLSDEEEFEEF; encoded by the coding sequence ATGAATACCCCATTATTCAGATGTTGTCTACTTCTGCTGTTCCTTGCCCAAGCTTGCGGAGGTAGTAAAAATATAGCCGAAAAGAAATTTCAGTTAGGAGAATACAACTCTGCGATTCCTCTTTATGAAAAAAAGCTGTCTTCAGCCAAAATGGGAGCCACAGAACAAGCGGAGATTAATTTTAAGATCGGAGAATGCTACCGTTTGTCTAACCGAGTGGAACAAGCTGTACCTTATTATAAGAAAGCAATACAAAATGGTTTTCAAGATGAAGACATCCTCTTTTATTATGCTTACGGTCTCAAGAAAATAGGTGAATATGAAAAAGCAGTCAAATACTTTAAAGCTTATAAAAAGGATGGGGAAGATTTCAAGCTAATTTACAGAACTAAGAAAGAGATTAAGCTTCTTTCAGAGTCGATCCATTCTATCATAAAAGAAGATCCATTTATTGAAATCACGAATTGTTCGGGAATCAATACAGATGCCGCTGAATTCTCCCCAACACTTTGGAATGATAAGGTTGTATTTACGGCGTCCAGAGATAATGACATGATTTATGAAGGTAATGGTGCTGGTTATACGGACCTTTTCGTACACGATTTAGAGGAAGTACAAAAGTGTGAAGGAGAAATTCAAAAACTATCCGACCTTATCAATACTCCAGGATTTCATGAAGCTTCTGCTACTTTTAGTAAGGATGGAAAAACAGTTATTTTTGCGAGAAGTAACAGTGGCAAAAAGAAAGATGATTTGAAAGAAGTAAACCTCTACGAATCTGTTTACGATGGAAACGACTGGAGTGAGCCAAAACTGCTTTCTATTAATCATCCTAAGTTTTGGAATGGCTGCCCCGCACTTTCTGCCAATGGAAAAACACTTTACTTTGTATCTAACAGACCTGGAACTTTAGGAGGTTTAGATATTTTCAAAGCGAGTAAAAGCATCAAAGGTGAATGGACAAAAGTAACTAACCTTGGTAAAAAGATTAATTCAAGAGGGAATGAAATGTTTCCGTATGTGGCTAAAGATGGCAAACTCTATTTTGCTTCAGATGGACTTCCCGGTTTAGGAGGGCTTGACCTTTTTGTGGCAGTAAGAAAAGATAAAAAGATTGTGGTTGAAAACATGGGAAAACCCTTCAACTCTCCAGCTGACGACTTTTCAATCTGCTTTTTTGATAAGAAAAATGGTGCATTTTCTTCCAATAGAAATGATGGTGATGCTAAAGGTGATGATGACATTTACCTTTTCACAGACACTACACCTAATTACAAAGTGCTAAAATATTACCTACAAGGTTTCACTTTCAATGAGAATGCCGATGGCGATACCCTAGTCGTTCCAGAAGTAGCACTAGAACTTGTCAATGAAAAAGGAGAAGCAGTAGCTTTCACTGAGTCTGATGAAAAAGGCTACTTTAAATTTGACAAGGAACTTGAAATGGGACCTGAATATACGATAGTGGCCATCAAACAACGTTACCTTGCCGATTCACTTTTATACACTACCGCCGAAAAAGAAATAGAACAAGAAACAGTAAAAGACAGACCCGAAAAAATCATTGATATAACACTCGATACTGAGGTTCCAATGATTATCGATATCTATGAAGAATTGATTTCTGAAGGAGAAGTAACCTTAAATAATATTTTATACGACTTTGATGATTATCGTATCCGACCAGATGCGGCTAAAGAACTAGACAAACTTGTTTCTTTCATGAATCAGCACACAGATATTACGATCATTTTAGGTTCACATACCGATACACGAGGTTCGAGAAGGCACAACCAAAAATTGGCAGAAAATAGAGCGAAAGCAGCCGTTGAATACATTGTGAGTAGAGGGGTAAGCGATAAGAGACTGAAAGCTAAAGGATACGGTGAAGACTATCCTTACATCTATGATGCTCAAACTGAAGAGGAACATCAGTTGAATCGTAGAACCACAGTACAATTATCGGACGAAGAAGAATTTGAAGAATTCTAA